The proteins below are encoded in one region of Coffea arabica cultivar ET-39 chromosome 4c, Coffea Arabica ET-39 HiFi, whole genome shotgun sequence:
- the LOC113739285 gene encoding uncharacterized protein, with the protein MTLALRIYYLVKLMTFPWQNLDPGQSLSSEESMKEYADLKFSLLLYDAMLILTGSSIASFSLGENAALAFLTGGIGGFLYLLLLQRSIDGLPAAEIVPTNRMENFGQILGKSRGSLTSLVLAFALAVIAARYISGDAAGVLTPNDPIFGMVGFLMCKISVVLAAFRPLPTGSRENK; encoded by the coding sequence ATGACTTTGGCCTTGAGGATATACTACTTGGTGAAGCTAATGACTTTTCCATGGCAGAACTTAGACCCTGGCCAGAGTTTATCTAGTGAAGAAAGCATGAAGGAATatgcagacttgaaattttcGTTGTTGCTTTATGATGCAATGCTTATCCTTACTGGTTCCTCAATTGCCTCATTCTCACTTGGAGAAAATGCTGCATTAGCATTCTTAACAGGTGGGATTGGAGGGTTCTTATATCTACTGTTATTGCAAAGGTCGATTGATGGATTACCGGCTGCAGAAATTGTTCCAACAAACAGGATGGAAAACTTTGGTCAAATACTGGGAAAATCTAGAGGTTCACTAACAAGCTTGGTTTTGGCTTTTGCATTAGCTGTTATTGCTGCAAGATACATCTCAGGAGATGCTGCCGGGGTGTTGACACCAAACGACCCTATTTTTGGGATGGTTGGGTTCCTTATGTGCAAGATATCTGTGGTTTTGGCAGCATTCAGACCTTTGCCAACAGGCTCAAGAGAAAACAAGTGA
- the LOC113739286 gene encoding zinc finger BED domain-containing protein RICESLEEPER 2-like: MVITGHWIDLNWKLQKRVLNFVHMPPPRRGVEIAASLFKCVKDWGIEQKIHTISVDNASANDVAIRVLRDDFSRSKKLLGGGKLFHVRCCAHILNLIVQVGLSEIADIVNKIRDSVDFVNRSKTRLLLFAEIAQQRQIPGRKLLYDCRTRWNVTFEMLSCAMKFKDVFPRLQDRDPLYDSCPAYEDWEKVEKVCSVLEKFWAATHVISGSEYPTSNLFLQEIVKIKKVLDSRANDEIDFIRAMIRKMKAKFDKYWGECNLLMAIAAILDPRQKMRVVEFAFPQMFPSFEAQENICSVKKALFELYDEYEDLNATGNENAVHSCASKGPQKNATSSFRWVDFDEYCDEMETTKPQKSELVDYLEKARLKTGSNPNAYDCLE, translated from the coding sequence ATGGTTATTACTGGCCATTGGATTGACTTGAATTGGAAGCTACAAAAGAGAGTGCTCAACTTTGTTCACATGCCACCTCCTAGACGAGGGGTTGAGATTGCTGCTTCACTCTTCAAATGTGTGAAGGATTGGGGTATTGAGcaaaaaatacacacaatttcaGTTGACAATGCTTCGGCCAATGATGTGGCTATTAGAGTTTTGCGGGATGATTTTAGTAGATCGAAGAAGCTATTAGGTGGCGGCAAGTTGTTTCATGTTCGATGTTGTGCGCATATTTTGAATCTTATTGTTCAAGTCGGCCTTTCTGAGATTGCGGACATTGTAAACAAAATTAGAGACAGCGTCGATTTTGTCAATCGCTCGAAGACCAGATTATTGTTGTTCGCTGAGATTGCACAACAACGTCAAATACCCGGGAGGAAGTTGCTTTATGATTGTCGAACAAGATGGAATGTCACCTTCGAAATGCTAAGCTGTGCTATGAAGTTCAAAGATGTTTTTCCTCGTCTTCAAGATAGAGATCCACTATATGATTCCTGTCCAGCTTATGAGGATtgggaaaaagtagaaaaagtgTGCTCTGTGTTAGAGAAATTTTGGGCAGCCACGCATGTAATATCCGGGAGTGAATATCCTACGAGCAATTTGTTCCTTCAAGAGATTGTGAAAATTAAGAAAGTCTTAGATTCTCGAGCGAATGATGAAATTGACTTCATCCGAGCTATGATTAGAAAGATGAAGGCCAAGTTCGACAAATATTGGGGCGAATGCAATTTGTTAATGGCTATTGCTGCCATTTTAGATCCAAGGCAGAAAATGAGAGTTGTTGAGTTCGCCTTCCCTCAAATGTTTCCATCTTTTGAGGCACAAGAAAATATTTGCAGCGTGAAGAAAGCTTTATTTGAGCTTTATGATGAGTATGAAGATTTGAATGCAACTGGAAATGAAAATGCAGTCCACTCATGTGCTTCAAAAGGGCCACAAAAAAATGCAACATCTTCTTTTAGGTGGGTTGACTTTGATGAGTACTGTGATGAAATGGAGACTACCAAGCCACAGAAATCTGAATTGGTGGATTATTTAGAAAAGGCTCGCCTAAAGACTGGTTCCAACCCAAATGCCTATGATTGTTTGGAGTAG